Proteins from one Ignavibacteria bacterium genomic window:
- the gap gene encoding type I glyceraldehyde-3-phosphate dehydrogenase, whose product MAIKVAINGFGRIGRLVFRRCLEVGGFDFVAINDLTSPRVLAHLLKYDSVHGRFNGTVDVDGNDLIVNGDRLKVYAEKDPAKLPWGNLGVDVVVESTGVFRKPEQLKTHLNNGAKKVILTVPADEKESKMDATVVLGVNDEVLKPDMKLISNASCTTNCLAPMVKVLHDNFKVKYGLMTTVHSYTNDQNLLDLPHKDLRRSRAAAMSIIPSTTGAAKTIGKIIPELKGKLDGTALRVPTPDGSVTDFVCMLEKSATVEEINAAFKKAAETSMKGVLEYTEDEIVSADIVHHPASCIFDAKSTMVIEGNMVKVLGWYDNEWGYSCRVVDLIQKIS is encoded by the coding sequence ATGGCAATTAAAGTTGCAATTAACGGTTTCGGAAGAATAGGCAGATTAGTTTTCCGAAGATGTCTCGAAGTCGGCGGGTTCGATTTCGTAGCAATTAACGATTTAACAAGCCCAAGAGTACTTGCACACCTTCTTAAATATGATTCAGTTCATGGGAGATTCAATGGGACGGTGGATGTTGATGGAAATGATCTTATTGTGAATGGCGATAGGTTGAAAGTCTATGCAGAAAAAGATCCGGCAAAACTTCCATGGGGAAATTTGGGAGTCGATGTAGTAGTTGAATCCACAGGCGTTTTCAGGAAGCCAGAGCAGTTGAAAACTCATCTTAATAATGGAGCGAAAAAAGTTATTCTGACAGTTCCAGCGGACGAAAAAGAATCTAAAATGGATGCGACAGTTGTTTTAGGAGTGAATGATGAAGTTTTGAAACCTGATATGAAATTGATCTCCAACGCATCATGCACAACTAATTGTTTGGCTCCTATGGTTAAAGTTCTTCATGATAATTTTAAAGTGAAGTATGGATTAATGACTACAGTTCATTCTTATACAAACGATCAAAATCTTCTCGATCTTCCTCACAAAGATTTAAGACGTTCACGGGCTGCCGCGATGTCAATTATTCCATCAACAACGGGCGCTGCAAAAACAATAGGCAAAATTATACCCGAACTTAAAGGAAAACTTGATGGAACGGCATTGAGAGTTCCAACTCCAGATGGGTCAGTTACTGATTTTGTCTGCATGTTAGAAAAATCAGCGACTGTCGAAGAAATAAATGCAGCATTCAAAAAAGCCGCAGAAACTTCCATGAAAGGCGTTCTTGAATACACCGAAGATGAAATCGTTTCCGCGGATATCGTTCATCATCCAGCTTCATGTATTTTTGATGCAAAATCAACAATGGTAATAGAGGGGAATATGGTGAAAGTCCTCGGCTGGTACGATAACGAATGGGGATACTCGTGCAGAGTAGTTGATTTGATTCAAAAAATCAGCTAA